In Porites lutea chromosome 7, jaPorLute2.1, whole genome shotgun sequence, a single window of DNA contains:
- the LOC140942721 gene encoding uncharacterized protein isoform X1, translated as MDIIRQGYSLPFSEFPPRCFLSNNRSALRNPQFVESAILELLEKQLINEHSFPPHCVNPLTVAEGKKLRLVIDLREVNKYLVKPKFRYEDLRSLSEVFEQGFWFFTWDLKSGYHHVDIFHPHQQFLGFAWDFEGVTRYFTFAVLPFGLSTACFCFTKLFRPLVRRWRLMSHNCFVYLDDGISGQHDYVSARAASLIQRSDLASSGFIPNECKSQWEPVQVGEWLGFLINTIQFMFQIPEAKLAKLKRSLESMILDGYATYRELARLAGFIISLSLAVGPIARLFTRQMYFFIQSRPSWDVSFTFSEALLQELKFWLLHIDSFNGYSIRGVFCAESTIYTDASDFAFGGYLATLGGEPVRGMFSPADVDSSSTYRELKAVFYVLKSYAVSLKHQRVKVFVDNMGASRILMVGSSKLHLQQIAVDIFSICLSFGISLDSQWLPREENARADLLSRFIDRDDWSLNPVVFQSLDARWGPHSVDRFSSYFNSQVVRFNSKYFSPGCAAVDALAQDWSSDNNWLCPPTHLIVAAVKHLRYHKGVGTIIIPEWPSASFWPFLHISPSRFHTFVKEFVVLPRLADLLVEGPGQREVYRKKPSVFVGCPSFNMLALRLDFR; from the coding sequence TGCGTTGAGGAACCCGCAATTTGTTGAGTCTGCTATTCTTGAATTATTGGAGAAGCAACTGATTAATGAGCATAGTTTTCCTCCTCATTGCGTCAATCCTCTTACAGTTGCAGAAGGCAAGAAGCTCCGCCTGGTCATAGATTTGCGCGAGGTTAACAAGTATTTGGTTAAACCCAAATTTCGTTATGAAGATTTGCGATCTTTGAGTGAGGTCTTTGAGCAGGGATTTTGGTTCTTCACGTGGGACCTGAAATCGGGTTACCATCatgtggatatttttcatcCTCATCAGCAATTTTTGGGCTTTGCGTGGGATTTTGAGGGAGTTACTAGATACTTTACTTTTGCTGTTCTCCCATTTGGATTAAGCACCGCGTGTTTTTGCTTTACCAAGCTTTTTCGCCCTTTAGTTAGGAGATGGCGGCTGATGTCCCACAACTGTTTTGTGTATTTAGATGACGGGATTTCAGGTCAGCATGACTATGTTTCTGCTCGAGCTGCTAGTCTTATTCAGCGTTCGGATTTAGCTTCGTCTGGCTTCATCCCTAATGAGTGTAAATCACAATGGGAGCCTGTTCAGGTTGGGGAATGGTTGGGATTCCTCATTAACACTATTCAATTCATGTTTCAAATACCAGAAGCCAAGCTGGCTAAGTTAAAGCGTTCTCTAGAGTCCATGATCCTGGATGGCTACGCAACCTATCGGGAGTTGGCTCGCCTTGCCGGTTTCATCATTTCGCTTTCCCTCGCAGTTGGCCCTATTGCTCGTCTATTCACAAGACAGATGTACTTTTTTATTCAGTCCAGGCCCTCGTGGGATGTCTCGTTTACCTTTTCCGAGGCCCTATTGCAAGAGCTTAAGTTTTGGCTTCTGCATATCGATTCTTTTAATGGGTATTCTATTAGGGGTGTCTTTTGTGCCGAGTCTACTATTTATACCGATGCTAGTGATTTTGCATTCGGCGGCTATTTAGCCACTCTGGGTGGTGAGCCAGTTCGGGGTATGTTTTCCCCGGCTGACGTTGATTCGAGTTCTACTTACCGCGAGTTGAAAGCGGTATTCTATGTTTTGAAGTCATACGCCGTCAGTTTGAAGCATCAGAGAGTGAAAGTTTTTGTTGACAACATGGGCGCCTCTCGTATTCTGATGGTTGGCAGCTCTAAGCTTCATTTACAGCAGATTGCTGTTGACATATTCAGTATCTGTTTGTCTTTTGGCATTTCCTTAGATTCGCAGTGGTTGCCTCGCGAAGAGAACGCTCGTGCCGATTTACTCAGCAGGTTCATTGACAGAGATGATTGGAGTTTGAACCCCGTGGTTTTCCAATCCCTTGATGCTAGGTGGGGCCCTCATTCGGTGGATCGCTTTTCGTCTTATTTCAACTCGCAAGTTGTTAGGTttaattccaaatatttttctccGGGTTGCGCCGCTGTTGATGCCCTAGCTCAGGATTGGAGTTCCGATAATAATTGGTTGTGTCCTCCGACGCATTTGATCGTCGCTGCGGTTAAGCATTTGCGCTACCACAAAGGGGTTGGGACCATAATTATTCCGGAATGGCCATCTGCTtccttttggccctttttacaCATCAGTCCTTCTCGATTTCATACTTTTGTCAAAGAATTTGTTGTGCTTCCAAGGCTTGCAGATCTACTTGTTGAAGGACCTGGACAGAGGGAAGTGTACCGCAAGAAACCTTCCGTGTTCGTTGGATGTCCGTCATTTAATATGTTGGCTCTCCGCCTTGATTTTCGCTAA
- the LOC140942721 gene encoding integrase/recombinase xerD homolog isoform X2, whose protein sequence is MPAHPLCIALYLLELTEDALQKNSGCSAIDSALYGIRWAHKIAGLASPTEHPTVIAAAEGARRKLSKPVQPKQPLDLETVVKVAQYYNTALASLADIRFLFVFLVGYAGLFRISELLSVKIKDITIVHDSMSIFVSKRKNDQFREGHTSIIARSGKVSCPVSITERLLVLLASPKESCSPVLRRIVRTKNGAYFHKSLGISYSTIRDEFKKYVSPFVNDPSDYCLHSLKSGGASNDGYKLSDPELKDRHAGWKNPCTKRRYTKRSHSEMLEVTRSMGI, encoded by the coding sequence ATGCCCGCTCATCCGTTGTGCATTGCCCTGTACTTATTGGAGTTAACTGAAGATGCCTTGCAGAAGAATAGTGGTTGCTCTGCTATTGATTCTGCGCTTTATGGTATTCGTTGGGCGCACAAGATAGCAGGTCTGGCGTCGCCCACAGAGCATCCAACGGTTATTGCAGCCGCGGAAGGAGCTAGAAGAAAGTTATCTAAGCCAGTTCAACCCAAGCAACCCCTGGATCTTGAGACTGTTGTCAAAGTCGCTCAGTATTATAACACAGCTTTAGCTTCTCTTGCAGAcattcgttttttgtttgtatttttagttgGCTATGCTGGTCTATTTCGAATTTCTGAGTTATTGAGTGTTAAGATCAAAGACATTACCATTGTTCACGATAGCATGTCGATTTTCGTCTCTAAGAGGAAGAATGATCAATTTCGTGAAGGGCATACTTCTATAATTGCCAGATCTGGTAAGGTTTCATGTCCCGTTTCAATCACTGAGAGGCTTCTTGTTCTGTTGGCTAGTCCTAAGGAATCTTGTTCTCCTGTTTTGCGTAGAATAGTTCGCACTAAGAATGGCGCATATTTTCACAAGTCTCTAGGGATTAGTTACTCCACTATTCGTGACGAATTCAAGAAATATGTTTCGCCGTTTGTAAATGATCCAAGTGATTATTGTTTACATAGCCTCAAATCAGGTGGCGCGTCTAATGACGGTTATAAGCTAAGCGATCCCGAGCTGAAAGATAGACATGCAGGATGGAAGAATCCTTGCACTAAGAGGCGTTACACCAAGCGTTCTCATTCTGAGATGCTTGAAGTTACTAGAAGTATGGGTATCTAA